The Pyrus communis chromosome 2, drPyrComm1.1, whole genome shotgun sequence genome includes a window with the following:
- the LOC137725428 gene encoding uncharacterized protein isoform X1, translating to MNTRHRTSIDKAVVNVWQREVGQLSARNFKQRLAGSEDLVLRLEIYRKLEKHKGCVNTVSFNADGDILVSGSDDRRVILWSWETGKAQLSFHSGHNNNIFQAKIMPYTDDRTIVTCAADGQVRRSQILERGQVNTSLLGRHMGRAHKLAVEPGSPHIFYTCGEDGLVQHFDLRTDAATELFTCKPLDNRRSYMPAIHLNAIAIDPRNPNFFAVAGADEYARLFDIRKYNWDGSSDVGQPADFFCPPHLIDDAQVGITGLAFSEQSELLVSYNDEFIYLFTRDMGLGPNPIPSSPVSMGSDASETSGDHQCEKSPSTMDVDKRFGPQDYKGHMNRETVKGVNFFGPNCEYVVSGSDCGRIFIWKKKGGELIRVMEADKHVVNCIESHPHTTVLASSGIENDIKMWTPKANERAILPQKIEQKKPKARGWMYRLSPPQDLMMQLFSLQRQSESPDRTGENSSSGRDLLELILSFEPNNDDSSGDEGDAASLDDLFS from the exons ATGAACACGAGGCATCGAACAAGTATCGACAAGGCTGTCGTCAATGTTTGGCAGCGGGAGGTCGGCCAGCTCTCCGCCAGAAATTTCAAGCAGCGCCTCGCCGGCTCTGAG GATCTCGTGCTCCGACTGGAAATCTATCGGAAGCTAGAGAAGCATAAAGGATGTGTGAACACTGTAAGCTTCAATGCCGATGGTGATATTCTGGTTTCGGGCTCTGATGACAGGCGGGTTATCCTATGGAGTTGGGAAACTGGGAAAGCTCAGCTTTCTTTCCATTCAGgtcataataataatatattccAAGCAAAGATCATGCCTTATACCGATGATCGCACAATTGTTACTTGTGCTGCTGATGGGCAG gtgagacgttcTCAAATTCTAGAGCGGGGACAAGTGAATACTTCATTGTTGGGCAGACACATGGGCCGCGCTCATAAGTTGGCCGTTGAGCCTGGGAGTCCTCATATTTTTTACACCTGTGGTGAAGATGGATTGGTGCAACAT TTTGATCTGAGGACTGATGCTGCCACAGAACTTTTCACGTGCAAACCTCTTGATAATAGGAGGAGTTACATGCCAGCCATCCATCTAAATGCAATTGCAATTGACCCAAGAAACCCAAATTTCTTTGCAGTGGCAGGTGCTGATGAATATGCACGACTTTTTGATATCCGTAAGTATAACTGGGATGGGTCATCTGATGTTGGCCAACCCGCAGACTTCTTTTGCCCACCACACTTGATTGATGATGCACAAGTGGGAATTACAGGATTGGCCTTCTCAGAACAGAGCGAACTTCTTGTCTCATATAATGATGAGTTCATATATCTTTTTACTCGAGATATGGGATTGGGACCTAATCCAATTCCATCCTCTCCAGTTTCTATGGGAAGTGATGCAAGTGAAACGAGTGGTGATCATCAGTGTGAAAAGTCTCCATCAACTATGGATGTTGATAAAAGATTTGGTCCTCAAGATTACAAGGGTCATATGAACCGTGAGACAGTAAAAGGTGTGAACTTCTTTGGGCCTAATTGTGAGTATGTTGTGAGCGGGTCTGATTGTGGGCGGATATTCATATGGAAGAAAAAGGGTGGGGAGCTGATTCGTGTTATGGAAGCAGATAAGCATGTGGTAAATTGCATCGAGTCTCATCCTCACACCACAGTTCTTGCAAGTAGTGGAATTGAAAATGACATAAAGATGTGGACTCCCAAGGCCAATGAGAGAGCTATTCTGCCTCAGAAAATCGAGCAG AAGAAACCGAAGGCTAGGGGCTGGATGTACCGCTTATCGCCCCCTCAGGATTTGATGATGCAACTATTTTCACTGCAAAGGCAGAGTGAAAGCCCAGATCGCACGGGGGAGAACTCATCTTCCGGTCGGGACCTTCTAGAGCTAATACTTTCATTTGAGCCAAACAATGATGATTCTTCAGGCGATGAAGGAGACGCGGCAAGCCTGGATGATTTGTTTAGTTGA
- the LOC137725428 gene encoding uncharacterized protein isoform X2, whose product MNTRHRTSIDKAVVNVWQREVGQLSARNFKQRLAGSEDLVLRLEIYRKLEKHKGCVNTVSFNADGDILVSGSDDRRVILWSWETGKAQLSFHSGHNNNIFQAKIMPYTDDRTIVTCAADGQVRRSQILERGQVNTSLLGRHMGRAHKLAVEPGSPHIFYTCGEDGLVQHFDLRTDAATELFTCKPLDNRRSYMPAIHLNAIAIDPRNPNFFAVAGADEYARLFDIRKYNWDGSSDVGQPADFFCPPHLIDDAQVGITGLAFSEQSELLVSYNDEFIYLFTRDMGLGPNPIPSSPVSMGSDASETSGDHQCEKSPSTMDVDKRFGPQDYKGHMNRETVKGVNFFGPNCEYVVSGSDCGRIFIWKKKGGELIRVMEADKHVVNCIESHPHTTVLASSGIENDIKMWTPKANERAILPQKIEQKPKARGWMYRLSPPQDLMMQLFSLQRQSESPDRTGENSSSGRDLLELILSFEPNNDDSSGDEGDAASLDDLFS is encoded by the exons ATGAACACGAGGCATCGAACAAGTATCGACAAGGCTGTCGTCAATGTTTGGCAGCGGGAGGTCGGCCAGCTCTCCGCCAGAAATTTCAAGCAGCGCCTCGCCGGCTCTGAG GATCTCGTGCTCCGACTGGAAATCTATCGGAAGCTAGAGAAGCATAAAGGATGTGTGAACACTGTAAGCTTCAATGCCGATGGTGATATTCTGGTTTCGGGCTCTGATGACAGGCGGGTTATCCTATGGAGTTGGGAAACTGGGAAAGCTCAGCTTTCTTTCCATTCAGgtcataataataatatattccAAGCAAAGATCATGCCTTATACCGATGATCGCACAATTGTTACTTGTGCTGCTGATGGGCAG gtgagacgttcTCAAATTCTAGAGCGGGGACAAGTGAATACTTCATTGTTGGGCAGACACATGGGCCGCGCTCATAAGTTGGCCGTTGAGCCTGGGAGTCCTCATATTTTTTACACCTGTGGTGAAGATGGATTGGTGCAACAT TTTGATCTGAGGACTGATGCTGCCACAGAACTTTTCACGTGCAAACCTCTTGATAATAGGAGGAGTTACATGCCAGCCATCCATCTAAATGCAATTGCAATTGACCCAAGAAACCCAAATTTCTTTGCAGTGGCAGGTGCTGATGAATATGCACGACTTTTTGATATCCGTAAGTATAACTGGGATGGGTCATCTGATGTTGGCCAACCCGCAGACTTCTTTTGCCCACCACACTTGATTGATGATGCACAAGTGGGAATTACAGGATTGGCCTTCTCAGAACAGAGCGAACTTCTTGTCTCATATAATGATGAGTTCATATATCTTTTTACTCGAGATATGGGATTGGGACCTAATCCAATTCCATCCTCTCCAGTTTCTATGGGAAGTGATGCAAGTGAAACGAGTGGTGATCATCAGTGTGAAAAGTCTCCATCAACTATGGATGTTGATAAAAGATTTGGTCCTCAAGATTACAAGGGTCATATGAACCGTGAGACAGTAAAAGGTGTGAACTTCTTTGGGCCTAATTGTGAGTATGTTGTGAGCGGGTCTGATTGTGGGCGGATATTCATATGGAAGAAAAAGGGTGGGGAGCTGATTCGTGTTATGGAAGCAGATAAGCATGTGGTAAATTGCATCGAGTCTCATCCTCACACCACAGTTCTTGCAAGTAGTGGAATTGAAAATGACATAAAGATGTGGACTCCCAAGGCCAATGAGAGAGCTATTCTGCCTCAGAAAATCGAGCAG AAACCGAAGGCTAGGGGCTGGATGTACCGCTTATCGCCCCCTCAGGATTTGATGATGCAACTATTTTCACTGCAAAGGCAGAGTGAAAGCCCAGATCGCACGGGGGAGAACTCATCTTCCGGTCGGGACCTTCTAGAGCTAATACTTTCATTTGAGCCAAACAATGATGATTCTTCAGGCGATGAAGGAGACGCGGCAAGCCTGGATGATTTGTTTAGTTGA
- the LOC137725428 gene encoding uncharacterized protein isoform X3, whose product MNTRHRTSIDKAVVNVWQREVGQLSARNFKQRLAGSEDLVLRLEIYRKLEKHKGCVNTVSFNADGDILVSGSDDRRVILWSWETGKAQLSFHSGHNNNIFQAKIMPYTDDRTIVTCAADGQVRRSQILERGQVNTSLLGRHMGRAHKLAVEPGSPHIFYTCGEDGLVQHFDLRTDAATELFTCKPLDNRRSYMPAIHLNAIAIDPRNPNFFAVAGADEYARLFDIRKYNWDGSSDVGQPADFFCPPHLIDDAQVGITGLAFSEQSELLVSYNDEFIYLFTRDMGLGPNPIPSSPVSMGSDASETSGDHQCEKSPSTMDVDKRFGPQDYKGHMNRETVKGVNFFGPNCEYVVSGSDCGRIFIWKKKGGELIRVMEADKHVVNCIESHPHTTVLASSGIENDIKMWTPKANERAILPQKIEQVVIPGRIMWYASEEEEDEDDDEYFSEDNIFDDDDYDYDDDDDDDDEDDDDDLDDHAEETEG is encoded by the exons ATGAACACGAGGCATCGAACAAGTATCGACAAGGCTGTCGTCAATGTTTGGCAGCGGGAGGTCGGCCAGCTCTCCGCCAGAAATTTCAAGCAGCGCCTCGCCGGCTCTGAG GATCTCGTGCTCCGACTGGAAATCTATCGGAAGCTAGAGAAGCATAAAGGATGTGTGAACACTGTAAGCTTCAATGCCGATGGTGATATTCTGGTTTCGGGCTCTGATGACAGGCGGGTTATCCTATGGAGTTGGGAAACTGGGAAAGCTCAGCTTTCTTTCCATTCAGgtcataataataatatattccAAGCAAAGATCATGCCTTATACCGATGATCGCACAATTGTTACTTGTGCTGCTGATGGGCAG gtgagacgttcTCAAATTCTAGAGCGGGGACAAGTGAATACTTCATTGTTGGGCAGACACATGGGCCGCGCTCATAAGTTGGCCGTTGAGCCTGGGAGTCCTCATATTTTTTACACCTGTGGTGAAGATGGATTGGTGCAACAT TTTGATCTGAGGACTGATGCTGCCACAGAACTTTTCACGTGCAAACCTCTTGATAATAGGAGGAGTTACATGCCAGCCATCCATCTAAATGCAATTGCAATTGACCCAAGAAACCCAAATTTCTTTGCAGTGGCAGGTGCTGATGAATATGCACGACTTTTTGATATCCGTAAGTATAACTGGGATGGGTCATCTGATGTTGGCCAACCCGCAGACTTCTTTTGCCCACCACACTTGATTGATGATGCACAAGTGGGAATTACAGGATTGGCCTTCTCAGAACAGAGCGAACTTCTTGTCTCATATAATGATGAGTTCATATATCTTTTTACTCGAGATATGGGATTGGGACCTAATCCAATTCCATCCTCTCCAGTTTCTATGGGAAGTGATGCAAGTGAAACGAGTGGTGATCATCAGTGTGAAAAGTCTCCATCAACTATGGATGTTGATAAAAGATTTGGTCCTCAAGATTACAAGGGTCATATGAACCGTGAGACAGTAAAAGGTGTGAACTTCTTTGGGCCTAATTGTGAGTATGTTGTGAGCGGGTCTGATTGTGGGCGGATATTCATATGGAAGAAAAAGGGTGGGGAGCTGATTCGTGTTATGGAAGCAGATAAGCATGTGGTAAATTGCATCGAGTCTCATCCTCACACCACAGTTCTTGCAAGTAGTGGAATTGAAAATGACATAAAGATGTGGACTCCCAAGGCCAATGAGAGAGCTATTCTGCCTCAGAAAATCGAGCAG GTCGTGATACCTGGCCGAATAATGTGGTATGCtagtgaggaggaggaggatgaggatgatgatgaatATTTTTCAGAAGACAATatttttgatgatgatgattacgactacgatgacgatgatgatgatgacgacgaagatgacgatgatgattTAGATGACCATGCAG AAGAAACCGAAGGCTAG
- the LOC137725376 gene encoding uncharacterized protein, whose protein sequence is MEALISSSSPTITSSASSFSVFSPRKSLPSRPFQPPLASKGNENESNPKSDSKEINRLPILSNRHLSLSPLSKDAAMGLVMGAATGRGWTTGSGMEGPPAPAGVQTQSTENVSTFPWSLFTKSPRRRMLVAFTCNICGQRTTRAINPHAYTDGTVFVQCCGCNAFHKLVDHLNLFHEMKCYVSPGFNYKGNGWEAVNFKYLEMDDDKGNDDIFPIQ, encoded by the exons ATGGAAGCCCTGATTAGCTCGTCTTCTCCTACAATCACGTCGTCCGCTTCTTCCTTCTCCGTTTTCTCTCCCCGAAAGTCCCTCCCTTCACGGCCCTTTCAGCCTCCGCTCGCCTCCAAAG GAAACGAGAATGAATCAAATCCGAAGTCCGATTCCAAAGAAATCAATCGCCTTCCGATTCTCAGCAATCGCCACCTCTCCCTCTCACCACTCTCCAAG GACGCAGCAATGGGACTGGTGATGGGTGCGGCGACAGGAAGAGGGTGGACTACGGGTTCTGGAATGGAAGGCCCTCCTGCCCCTGCTGGGGTTCAGACACAAAGCACAGAGAATGTCTCCACTTTTCCCTGGTCTCTCTTCACCAAATCGCCTCGCCGGAGGATGCTTGTAGCTTTCACTTGTAACATTTGTGGGCAAAGGACAACGCGGGCAATTAACCCCCATGCTTACACTGATGGCACCGTCTTTGTGCAG TGTTGTGGATGCAATGCATTTCATAAGCTTGTGGATCATTTGAACCTGTTTCATGAGATGAAGTGCTATGTGAGTCCAGGTTTTAATTACAAAGGTAACGGGTGGGAAGCTGTTAACTTCAAATATCTGGAGATGGATGATGATAAAGGTAATGATGACATATTTCCCATCCAATGA